In Hwangdonia lutea, a single window of DNA contains:
- a CDS encoding polyprenyl synthetase family protein: protein MKIVEQIKQPIAFEMDLFEQKFQLSMSSKVALLNRITHYIVNRKGKQMRPMFVFLVSKMVSNGEVSERTYRGASVIELIHTATLVHDDVVDDSNRRRGFFSINALWKNKIAVLIGDYLLSKGLLLSIDNNDFDLLKIISIAVREMSEGELLQIEKARKLDITETVYYEIIRQKTATLIAACCSLGAASVKPDSQDVETMRKFGELIGMAFQIKDDLFDYGATQIGKPTGIDIKEQKMTLPLIYVLNQADKKDKRWLINSIKNHNKDTKRVKEVIAFVKNNGGLDYAVAKMKTFQNEALQLLETYPDSAYKDALKLMVNYVIDRKK, encoded by the coding sequence TTGAAAATAGTAGAACAAATAAAGCAACCCATAGCCTTCGAAATGGATCTTTTCGAGCAAAAGTTCCAATTATCCATGTCCAGTAAAGTGGCGTTGCTTAACCGAATTACGCATTATATTGTTAACCGTAAAGGAAAACAAATGCGTCCTATGTTCGTGTTTTTGGTATCTAAAATGGTATCGAATGGCGAAGTGAGCGAACGCACATACAGAGGCGCCTCGGTTATCGAGCTTATCCATACGGCAACTTTAGTACATGACGATGTGGTGGACGATAGCAACCGGCGTCGTGGATTTTTCTCCATAAATGCTCTTTGGAAAAACAAAATAGCCGTTTTAATTGGCGATTATTTACTATCTAAAGGCTTGTTGTTATCCATTGATAATAATGATTTCGATTTGCTTAAAATCATTTCCATTGCGGTCCGGGAAATGAGTGAAGGGGAACTGCTTCAAATTGAAAAAGCTCGAAAATTAGACATTACCGAAACGGTTTATTACGAAATTATTCGTCAAAAAACGGCAACACTCATTGCAGCCTGTTGCAGTTTGGGTGCCGCATCGGTAAAACCCGATTCGCAGGATGTTGAAACCATGCGCAAGTTTGGAGAACTTATCGGTATGGCCTTTCAAATAAAAGACGATTTGTTCGATTATGGCGCTACACAAATAGGCAAACCCACAGGCATTGATATTAAGGAACAAAAAATGACCCTGCCATTGATTTATGTGCTTAACCAAGCCGATAAAAAAGATAAACGCTGGCTGATAAACTCCATTAAAAACCATAATAAAGATACCAAACGCGTTAAAGAAGTGATTGCCTTTGTTAAAAATAATGGCGGCTTAGACTATGCTGTTGCCAAAATGAAAACGTTTCAAAATGAAGCTTTGCAGCTTTTAGAAACCTATCCGGATTCAGCGTATAAAGACGCACTGAAATTAATGGTGAATTATGTGATAGATAGGAAGAAGTGA
- a CDS encoding sulfatase family protein, whose product MKLFLNEMKNHTPILLLFVLFMVTSCSKSTKKEEQKPNIIYVLADDLGYGDISSFNENGQIKTPNIDQLANAGIRFTDAHTSSAVCTPTRYGILTGRYNWRSKLKSGVLTGKSKALIPNSKTTVASMLKKQGYHTAFIGKWHLGWDWALKDKDSFGGIGWDFKDFDNIDFTKPIKNGPNDLGFTYAYGHSGSLDMAPYVYVENGRVTAVPDSITENSGKYTWWRKGPTSKDFVHDDVTPNFFRKSFKYITEKAKSDHPFFLYLALPSPHTPILPTEEWLGKSQLNPYADFMMLIDAYMGQLAKTIKEAGIEENTIVVFTSDNGCSPEADYKVLKAKNHNPSYIYRGHKADIFEGGHRVPFIVKWPKKIARGITSKETICTTDFMATCAEISGYNLLDNEAEDSYSLLPLFLQKKLNKPFREATVHHSINGSFAIRKGEWKLIMCPGSGGWSFPRPDNKSALDSLPKYQLYNVKEDPGETQNVIALNNQKVEALKALLIRYIKEGRSTPGTPQKNDAIDFDWKQVGFME is encoded by the coding sequence ATGAAATTATTTTTAAATGAAATGAAAAACCACACGCCAATATTGTTACTGTTTGTCCTTTTTATGGTTACAAGCTGCTCAAAATCCACAAAAAAAGAAGAACAAAAACCAAACATTATTTATGTTTTGGCAGACGATTTGGGCTACGGCGATATTTCAAGCTTTAATGAAAACGGACAAATTAAAACCCCAAACATCGACCAATTGGCCAACGCGGGCATTAGGTTTACCGATGCACATACGTCATCGGCAGTATGTACGCCAACGCGTTATGGTATTTTAACCGGGCGATATAATTGGAGAAGTAAACTAAAAAGCGGTGTGTTAACAGGAAAATCTAAAGCTTTAATTCCAAATTCGAAAACCACTGTGGCTTCTATGTTAAAAAAACAAGGATACCACACCGCATTTATTGGCAAGTGGCATTTAGGTTGGGATTGGGCTTTAAAAGACAAGGACAGTTTTGGCGGAATCGGTTGGGATTTTAAGGATTTCGATAATATCGATTTTACAAAACCCATAAAAAACGGTCCAAACGATTTAGGGTTTACCTATGCGTATGGGCATTCGGGTTCGTTGGATATGGCACCTTATGTGTATGTTGAAAACGGACGGGTTACCGCTGTTCCGGATTCAATTACCGAAAACTCGGGCAAATACACTTGGTGGCGCAAAGGGCCAACTTCAAAAGATTTTGTCCATGATGATGTAACGCCCAATTTCTTCAGAAAATCGTTTAAGTACATTACCGAAAAAGCTAAAAGCGACCATCCGTTTTTCTTGTATCTTGCTTTACCGTCGCCGCACACCCCAATTTTGCCAACAGAGGAATGGCTGGGGAAAAGCCAATTAAATCCTTATGCCGATTTTATGATGCTCATCGATGCTTACATGGGGCAGCTTGCCAAAACAATAAAAGAAGCTGGAATTGAAGAGAACACCATCGTTGTTTTTACAAGTGATAATGGCTGTTCGCCGGAAGCAGATTATAAGGTTTTAAAAGCAAAAAACCATAATCCAAGTTATATATATCGCGGACACAAAGCCGATATTTTTGAAGGCGGACATCGGGTGCCTTTTATCGTTAAATGGCCTAAAAAGATAGCGCGAGGTATTACTTCAAAAGAAACCATTTGTACGACCGATTTTATGGCGACCTGTGCCGAAATTTCGGGATATAATCTTTTGGATAACGAAGCTGAAGACAGTTACAGTTTACTGCCGCTATTCCTTCAAAAAAAGCTTAATAAACCATTTAGGGAAGCCACGGTGCATCATTCCATTAACGGGAGTTTTGCTATAAGAAAAGGGGAATGGAAACTTATTATGTGCCCTGGCTCTGGTGGTTGGAGCTTCCCCAGACCCGATAATAAATCCGCTTTGGATTCGTTGCCAAAATACCAGCTTTATAATGTAAAGGAAGACCCCGGCGAAACCCAAAATGTGATAGCGTTGAACAACCAGAAAGTTGAAGCATTAAAAGCACTACTTATCAGATATATTAAAGAAGGACGAAGCACCCCTGGCACGCCACAAAAAAATGATGCCATTGATTTTGATTGGAAGCAGGTTGGTTTTATGGAATAA
- a CDS encoding FMN-binding negative transcriptional regulator yields the protein MNYPPKHHQENNINHLIEVIKTYPLATVISVKNNAPFISHLPLIYNDNGKLVGHIDKYNPQAELLNNNNVVTLIFSGPQCYISPSVYSTAQLPTWNYIKVHVKGTVTAVTDEEKVKQSLVDMASFLEAPDHKYQLKMDDPRMHGLINYIKGFEIDITHWEGKFKLSQDKNKTDMTQAKWELIRANKASIETFLSKVFN from the coding sequence TTGAATTATCCACCAAAACATCATCAAGAAAATAATATTAATCACCTGATTGAAGTGATTAAAACCTATCCGTTAGCCACGGTTATTTCAGTAAAAAATAACGCGCCTTTTATAAGTCATTTACCCTTAATTTACAATGATAACGGAAAGCTTGTTGGACATATCGATAAATATAATCCGCAAGCGGAATTACTCAACAACAATAATGTAGTAACTCTAATTTTTTCGGGGCCGCAGTGTTACATTTCACCCAGTGTTTATTCAACGGCGCAACTACCCACTTGGAATTATATAAAAGTGCATGTAAAAGGAACGGTAACTGCTGTAACCGATGAAGAAAAAGTAAAGCAAAGTTTGGTGGACATGGCTAGTTTTTTGGAGGCTCCAGACCATAAATACCAATTAAAAATGGATGACCCAAGAATGCACGGTTTAATAAATTATATAAAAGGATTTGAGATTGATATTACCCATTGGGAAGGTAAATTTAAACTTTCGCAAGACAAAAATAAAACCGATATGACTCAAGCGAAATGGGAACTTATACGAGCCAATAAAGCAAGTATTGAAACTTTTTTGAGTAAAGTGTTTAACTGA
- a CDS encoding DUF1569 domain-containing protein — protein sequence MKSLFETETQQIILNRIQNLNETSQPNWGKMNVAQMLTHCQKPLEVANGTLELNTKIGFAKKLLFKLFKSAMYNDKPWQKNLGTVREFIVTDAQEFTIQKEKLIQDINEFSQLKEKTSWPTHPFFGDFTTEQWGKMQYKHLDHHLTQFGV from the coding sequence ATGAAGTCTTTATTTGAAACTGAAACGCAACAAATCATTTTAAACAGAATACAAAACTTAAATGAGACATCGCAACCCAATTGGGGCAAAATGAATGTGGCTCAAATGCTTACCCATTGCCAAAAACCTCTTGAAGTTGCCAACGGTACTTTAGAGCTAAATACCAAAATTGGTTTTGCAAAAAAACTCTTGTTTAAACTTTTTAAATCTGCCATGTATAATGATAAGCCATGGCAGAAAAATTTGGGAACCGTTCGAGAATTTATAGTAACTGATGCCCAGGAATTTACAATTCAAAAAGAAAAATTGATACAAGATATTAATGAGTTTTCACAATTAAAAGAAAAAACGAGTTGGCCAACACATCCGTTTTTTGGAGATTTTACAACTGAACAATGGGGTAAAATGCAATACAAACATTTAGATCATCATTTAACTCAATTTGGAGTGTAA
- the radC gene encoding RadC family protein gives MSEKPSSFSIKNWAQDDQPREKLLYKGKTALSDAELVAILIGSGNREESAVALCKRILASVDNNLSELGKLSVEQLMQFKGIGEAKAITIAAAMELGRRRRGEEALQKNKITSSTSVFELMQPIIGELQHEEFWIIYLNNSNKVIQKNQLSKGGITGTLVDVRLVLKNALQVGATGLILAHNHPSGTLKPSEADKQITNKLKVAAESLDIKVLDHLIITEKAYFSFADENTL, from the coding sequence ATGTCTGAAAAACCATCTTCATTTTCAATAAAAAATTGGGCGCAAGACGATCAACCCCGCGAGAAATTACTTTATAAAGGCAAAACCGCCTTAAGCGATGCGGAATTAGTAGCTATTTTAATTGGCTCGGGCAATAGAGAAGAAAGTGCCGTAGCCTTATGCAAACGTATTTTAGCAAGTGTTGACAATAATTTAAGTGAACTGGGAAAACTATCGGTTGAACAATTAATGCAATTTAAAGGTATTGGAGAGGCGAAAGCCATTACCATTGCCGCTGCGATGGAGTTGGGGCGACGTCGACGAGGTGAAGAGGCATTGCAGAAAAACAAAATCACATCCAGTACATCGGTTTTCGAACTTATGCAACCCATTATTGGGGAACTCCAACACGAAGAATTTTGGATTATTTACTTGAATAATTCCAATAAAGTGATTCAAAAAAACCAATTGAGCAAAGGTGGCATTACGGGCACTTTGGTGGATGTGCGTTTGGTATTAAAAAACGCATTGCAAGTTGGTGCCACGGGTTTAATTTTGGCACACAACCATCCGTCAGGTACTTTAAAACCCAGTGAAGCCGACAAACAAATTACCAATAAATTAAAAGTTGCCGCTGAAAGTTTGGATATAAAAGTGTTAGACCACCTAATTATAACAGAAAAAGCATACTTTAGTTTTGCAGATGAAAACACGCTTTAA
- a CDS encoding polysaccharide deacetylase family protein, with the protein MMLLVYTHKISPRLKYVFKHICTRVLGIDVSFTTKIEAFIAHDNLKMSYTRQPLANEFFIKSHDILFEQGLSDVDIHVHDWEDTKGFFQNGDKSAIPFDIFAASFYLLSRYEEYLPQVRDEFGRFLATESIAFKHNFLHQPVVDIWALKFKKALQNQFPDFNFPKRSYSIKPVIDVPSPYNYRLKGIIRTFGGAIRDLFRFKLRSLYDRFMVLFGLKHDPFDTFKYIINKQKQSKFKFIFFFLIGSYSTYDKGINANKKKFISLIKQVADYSLVGLKASFFAIDNLKTLKKEKLQMETIINTNLKASRQSHSKLNLPESYRNLIDLEIEEDYTMGYINHIGFRAGSCTPFLFYDLDYETQTPLKIHGYHLMDFALLKHKSLLDKKKALHQIINEVKRVNGELVPVFHNYTFSDSNRWKDFKTLFNIILESVNED; encoded by the coding sequence ATGATGTTATTAGTATATACCCATAAAATATCACCTAGATTAAAATATGTATTCAAACATATTTGCACTAGGGTATTGGGTATTGATGTGTCGTTTACCACAAAAATTGAGGCGTTTATTGCGCACGATAATTTAAAAATGTCGTACACTCGGCAACCATTGGCAAACGAGTTTTTTATAAAAAGTCATGATATTTTATTTGAGCAAGGCCTATCGGACGTAGACATACACGTACACGATTGGGAGGACACCAAAGGCTTCTTTCAAAACGGCGATAAAAGCGCGATTCCGTTTGATATTTTTGCGGCATCATTTTATTTATTATCCCGTTACGAAGAGTATTTACCGCAAGTACGCGACGAGTTTGGACGTTTTTTGGCTACCGAAAGTATCGCTTTTAAACACAACTTTTTACATCAGCCTGTTGTAGATATTTGGGCGTTAAAATTTAAAAAAGCTTTACAAAATCAATTCCCGGATTTTAATTTCCCCAAACGCAGCTATAGCATAAAACCTGTAATTGATGTACCAAGTCCGTATAACTATAGACTAAAGGGAATTATTAGAACCTTTGGTGGTGCCATTAGAGATTTATTTCGCTTTAAATTGAGGAGTTTATACGACCGGTTTATGGTGCTTTTCGGATTAAAACACGACCCTTTTGACACATTTAAATACATAATAAACAAACAAAAACAAAGCAAGTTTAAATTTATATTTTTCTTTTTAATAGGCTCTTACTCAACATACGACAAAGGTATTAATGCCAATAAAAAAAAGTTTATTTCGCTTATAAAACAAGTGGCCGATTATAGTCTTGTTGGATTAAAAGCATCATTCTTTGCCATTGATAACCTTAAGACTTTAAAAAAGGAGAAACTTCAGATGGAGACAATAATTAACACCAATTTAAAAGCTTCAAGGCAATCGCACTCTAAACTTAATTTACCCGAATCTTACAGAAATCTTATTGATTTGGAAATAGAAGAAGATTACACCATGGGCTATATCAATCATATTGGTTTTAGGGCAGGGTCTTGCACACCATTTTTATTTTACGACTTGGATTACGAAACCCAAACCCCATTAAAAATTCATGGTTATCACCTGATGGATTTTGCCTTGCTTAAACACAAATCGTTGTTGGACAAGAAAAAGGCATTACATCAAATTATTAACGAAGTAAAGCGGGTAAACGGCGAATTAGTTCCTGTTTTTCACAATTACACGTTTAGTGATTCCAACCGTTGGAAAGACTTTAAAACATTGTTTAATATTATTTTAGAATCGGTAAATGAAGATTAA
- a CDS encoding YjjG family noncanonical pyrimidine nucleotidase, whose product MKIKGITDIFFDLDHTLWDFDKNSALTFDKIFKLNNIDINLNEFLAYYEPINLNYWKLYREEKIDKASLRFGRLNDAFLAVDFTVESRVIHQLSEDYITHLSSFNHLFENTFEILDYLKHNYTLHIITNGFSEVQQGKMKNSNIIQYFKTVTNSESVGVKKPNPKIFNHALKVANTPVNQALMIGDNYEADVLGAINIGMDAILFDSKNEAVNENIKQINNLIHLKNYL is encoded by the coding sequence ATGAAGATTAAAGGCATTACAGATATATTTTTTGATTTAGACCACACCCTTTGGGATTTTGATAAAAACTCAGCGCTTACATTCGATAAAATTTTTAAGCTGAATAACATTGATATTAATTTGAATGAATTTTTGGCGTATTACGAACCAATCAATTTAAATTACTGGAAGCTTTACAGAGAAGAAAAAATAGATAAAGCGTCATTGCGTTTTGGGCGGCTCAACGATGCTTTTTTAGCCGTGGACTTTACGGTTGAAAGTCGTGTAATCCATCAACTTTCAGAAGATTATATTACGCATTTAAGCAGTTTTAACCATTTGTTTGAAAATACTTTTGAAATCCTGGATTATTTAAAACACAACTACACCCTTCACATTATAACCAACGGATTTAGCGAAGTACAGCAAGGAAAAATGAAAAATTCAAACATCATCCAATATTTTAAAACGGTGACAAACTCCGAATCGGTTGGTGTAAAAAAACCAAATCCTAAAATTTTTAACCATGCTCTAAAAGTGGCGAATACACCCGTGAATCAAGCTTTAATGATAGGCGACAACTATGAAGCAGACGTATTAGGCGCCATAAATATTGGAATGGATGCCATTTTGTTCGACAGTAAAAACGAAGCAGTAAACGAAAATATTAAGCAAATAAACAATCTAATTCATTTAAAAAATTATTTGTAA
- the queA gene encoding tRNA preQ1(34) S-adenosylmethionine ribosyltransferase-isomerase QueA, producing MKLSHFGFNLPDELLAEYPAEHRDESRLMVLNRKEQTIEHKMFKDLIDYFDENDVMILNNTKVFPARLYGNKEKTGARIEVFLLRELNEEQRLWDVLVDPARKIRIGNKLYFGEDETLVAEVIDNTTSRGRTLRFLYDGSYNEFRRKLTELGETPLPKYIKREVEPEDEDRYQTIFAKNEGAVAAPTAGLHFSKHLLKRLEIKGVNFAEVTLHVGLGTFNPVEVEDLSKHKMDSEELSIDSKAVNTVNTALRNKKRICAVGTTAMRAIESAVSSNGELNEFEGWTNKFIFPPYDFSIANCMITNFHTPKSTLLMMASAFAGHDFIKKAYDEAIKEKYKFYSYGDAMLII from the coding sequence ATGAAATTATCACACTTTGGTTTCAACTTACCAGACGAATTATTAGCAGAATATCCAGCAGAACATAGGGACGAATCGCGTTTAATGGTATTGAACAGAAAAGAGCAAACCATTGAGCACAAAATGTTTAAGGATCTTATTGATTATTTTGATGAAAATGATGTTATGATTCTTAATAACACCAAAGTTTTTCCTGCCAGATTATACGGAAACAAAGAAAAAACGGGTGCTAGAATAGAAGTGTTTTTGTTACGGGAATTAAACGAAGAGCAACGTCTTTGGGATGTTTTGGTAGATCCTGCAAGAAAAATAAGAATTGGTAATAAACTTTATTTCGGCGAAGATGAAACCTTGGTTGCCGAGGTTATTGATAACACCACCTCAAGAGGGCGTACCTTACGTTTTTTATATGATGGATCGTATAACGAATTCCGTAGAAAATTAACCGAACTAGGCGAAACACCATTGCCAAAGTACATAAAAAGAGAGGTTGAACCAGAAGATGAAGACCGCTACCAAACCATATTTGCAAAAAACGAAGGTGCCGTGGCAGCACCAACTGCAGGCTTGCATTTTTCAAAACACCTTTTAAAGCGTTTAGAAATTAAAGGCGTTAATTTTGCCGAGGTAACCTTGCACGTTGGATTAGGAACTTTTAATCCGGTGGAAGTTGAAGATCTTTCTAAGCATAAAATGGACAGCGAAGAATTAAGCATTGATAGTAAGGCGGTAAACACGGTAAATACCGCATTAAGAAACAAAAAGCGTATTTGTGCAGTGGGTACTACGGCGATGCGCGCCATAGAAAGTGCGGTGTCATCAAACGGGGAACTTAATGAATTTGAAGGTTGGACCAATAAATTTATTTTTCCACCATACGATTTTAGTATCGCAAACTGTATGATTACGAATTTCCATACGCCAAAATCGACCTTGTTGATGATGGCTTCTGCGTTTGCGGGTCACGATTTTATAAAAAAGGCTTATGACGAAGCCATAAAAGAAAAGTACAAATTTTACAGCTATGGCGATGCCATGTTGATTATTTAA
- a CDS encoding 3-phosphoshikimate 1-carboxyvinyltransferase: MSSITLHKSELKNRKSEITITGSKSESNRLLLLKALYPEIHLENISNSDDSQLMTKALSSTSDVVDIHHAGTAMRFLTAFFAVQVGREVTLTGSKRMKERPIKILVEALQALGADINYVENEGFPPIKIKGKKLTKNKVSLKANVSSQYISALLLIASKLENGLELTLEGEITSVPYIKMTLRLLDEIGVESSFINNTIIVKPNNKKTIAKTLTVESDWSSASYYFSIVALCDIGTEITLSSYKENSLQGDSALVKIYNEFGVETTFLKNTMTLKKVSHNTSPKTFNLVNAPDIAQTIAVTCFALGIACDLKGLHTLKIKETDRLVALKTEIEKLGGNVDISNDTLYLHPSNTIKEMVSIATYHDHRMAMAFAPLALKTSMIIEDAMVVSKSYPTFWDDLKTIGFKISE; this comes from the coding sequence ATGAGCAGTATTACCCTTCATAAATCTGAATTAAAAAATCGTAAATCCGAAATTACCATAACAGGCTCCAAAAGCGAATCCAATAGGTTGTTGTTGCTAAAGGCCTTGTACCCTGAGATTCATTTGGAAAATATTTCAAATTCTGATGATAGCCAACTCATGACAAAGGCATTATCATCAACATCCGATGTTGTGGATATTCATCACGCGGGCACCGCTATGCGATTTCTAACGGCCTTTTTTGCGGTACAAGTAGGGCGCGAAGTTACGCTTACAGGCTCAAAAAGAATGAAAGAGCGCCCTATTAAAATTTTGGTTGAAGCGCTGCAAGCTTTGGGTGCCGATATTAATTATGTTGAAAACGAAGGATTCCCTCCAATAAAAATTAAAGGAAAAAAATTAACCAAGAATAAAGTGTCGCTTAAGGCGAATGTGAGCAGTCAGTATATTTCGGCCTTATTGCTTATCGCTTCAAAACTTGAAAACGGTTTGGAATTAACACTTGAGGGTGAAATTACGTCTGTTCCGTATATTAAAATGACCCTGAGATTATTGGATGAAATTGGTGTGGAATCATCTTTTATAAACAATACCATTATTGTAAAACCTAATAACAAAAAGACAATCGCTAAAACCTTAACGGTAGAATCAGATTGGTCTTCCGCATCCTACTATTTTAGTATAGTTGCTTTGTGCGATATTGGAACCGAAATTACCTTATCGTCATATAAAGAAAATTCGTTGCAAGGCGATTCGGCTTTAGTCAAAATTTATAATGAGTTTGGTGTAGAAACTACATTCTTAAAAAACACCATGACTTTAAAAAAAGTTTCTCACAATACATCGCCAAAAACATTCAATTTAGTTAATGCTCCAGATATTGCGCAAACTATTGCGGTAACTTGTTTTGCATTAGGTATTGCTTGCGATTTAAAAGGATTGCACACCCTTAAAATTAAAGAAACCGATAGGCTGGTAGCCTTAAAAACCGAAATTGAAAAATTAGGCGGAAACGTAGACATATCAAACGATACCCTGTATTTGCACCCTTCAAATACAATTAAAGAGATGGTTTCAATTGCAACTTACCACGATCATAGAATGGCCATGGCTTTTGCGCCTTTGGCCTTAAAAACTTCAATGATTATTGAGGATGCCATGGTGGTTTCAAAGTCGTATCCAACATTTTGGGATGATTTAAAAACTATTGGATTCAAAATATCTGAATAA
- a CDS encoding nucleotide pyrophosphohydrolase, producing the protein MDIKNAQKIVDDWIKQHGVRYFNELTNMAQLTEEVGEVARIIARRYGEQSEKESDKDKDLGEELADVLFVVLCLANQTGVDLQHAFDKRMEKKAKRDHDRHHNNEKLK; encoded by the coding sequence ATGGACATTAAAAACGCACAAAAAATAGTTGACGATTGGATTAAGCAACACGGTGTACGCTATTTTAACGAGCTTACCAATATGGCACAACTTACCGAGGAAGTTGGCGAAGTAGCCCGAATTATAGCACGCCGTTATGGCGAACAAAGTGAAAAGGAAAGCGATAAGGACAAAGATTTGGGCGAAGAATTGGCCGATGTGTTGTTTGTGGTGTTGTGTTTAGCAAACCAAACAGGGGTAGATTTACAACATGCATTTGATAAAAGAATGGAAAAAAAAGCAAAACGCGACCACGATAGGCACCATAATAACGAAAAACTGAAATAG